Proteins from a genomic interval of Scomber japonicus isolate fScoJap1 chromosome 10, fScoJap1.pri, whole genome shotgun sequence:
- the echdc1 gene encoding ethylmalonyl-CoA decarboxylase isoform X1, whose product MVLCAVRRHLLRSSSNGGAWVRLLQRQSSGCVYSSIHGFNQEEITEKLQAFAGGSIDLLKQESGIAVLTVNNPSRMNAFSGSMMVDLEEKVSQLENWTDGKGLIVQGAAGTFCSGSDLNAVRAISNPQDGMKMCMFMQNTLTRLLRLPLMSVALVEGRALGGGAELTTACDFRLMASGSVIQFVHKYMGLVPGWGGAARLVRIVGSQNSLKLLGGALKVDPDFGLQIGLADGVLTAPQVKEDAGTLLQQAENWLSHYTKGPAPVIQAVKQVVLSGKELPLAEALRTEKDVFGTVWGGPANLQALAKNSKHK is encoded by the exons ATGGTTCTCTGTGCAGTGAGACGACATCTCCTGAGGAGCAGTAGTAACGGTGGAGCCTGGGTCAG ACTgctgcagagacagagcagTGGCTGTGTTTACTCCAGCATCCATGGCTTCAACCAAGAGGAGATTACAGAGAAGCTGCAGGCCTTTGCAGGAGGCTCCATCGATCTGCTTAAACAGGAGTCTGGCATTGCCGTGCTCACCGTCAACAACCCCTCCCGCATGAACGCCTTCTCCG GCAGTATGATGGTGGATCTGGAGGAGAAAGTGAGCCAACTGGAGAACTGGACAGATGGCAAAGGACTCATTGTTCAGGGTGCTGCTGGTACTTTCTGCTCTGGGTCAGACCTCAACGCTGTCAGAGCAATATCTAACCCACAG GATGGGATGAAGATGTGTATGTTCATGCAAAATACTCTAACAAGACTACTAAG GCTGCCTTTGATGTCTGTAGCTCTGGTGGAAGGGAGAGCTCTGGGAGGAGGCGCAGAACTTACCACTGCCTGTGATTTTAG ATTAATGGCCTCTGGTAGCGTGATCCAGTTTGTCCACAAATACATGGGTCTGGTTCCAGGCTGGGGTGGTGCCGCACGACTTGTCCGCATTGTCGGAAGCCAGAATTCACTCAAGTTGCTTGGTGGCGCTCTTAAAGTAGACCCTGATTTTGGCTTACAGATTGGACTGGCAGATGGAGTCCTAACGGCCCCTCAGGTGAAGGAAGATGCAGGGACTCTCCTACAGCAGGCTGAAAACTGGCTCAGTCACTATACAAAGGGGCCTGCCCCAGTGATCCAGGCTGTGAAGCAGGTAGTATTGTCGGGGAAAGAGCTCCCTCTGGCAGAGGCTCTGAGGACTGAGAAAGATGTGTTTGGCACAGTGTGGGGTGGTCCGGCTAACCTGCAGGCACTGGCCAAAAATTCCAAACATAAATGA
- the echdc1 gene encoding ethylmalonyl-CoA decarboxylase isoform X2, whose translation MMVDLEEKVSQLENWTDGKGLIVQGAAGTFCSGSDLNAVRAISNPQDGMKMCMFMQNTLTRLLRLPLMSVALVEGRALGGGAELTTACDFRLMASGSVIQFVHKYMGLVPGWGGAARLVRIVGSQNSLKLLGGALKVDPDFGLQIGLADGVLTAPQVKEDAGTLLQQAENWLSHYTKGPAPVIQAVKQVVLSGKELPLAEALRTEKDVFGTVWGGPANLQALAKNSKHK comes from the exons ATGATGGTGGATCTGGAGGAGAAAGTGAGCCAACTGGAGAACTGGACAGATGGCAAAGGACTCATTGTTCAGGGTGCTGCTGGTACTTTCTGCTCTGGGTCAGACCTCAACGCTGTCAGAGCAATATCTAACCCACAG GATGGGATGAAGATGTGTATGTTCATGCAAAATACTCTAACAAGACTACTAAG GCTGCCTTTGATGTCTGTAGCTCTGGTGGAAGGGAGAGCTCTGGGAGGAGGCGCAGAACTTACCACTGCCTGTGATTTTAG ATTAATGGCCTCTGGTAGCGTGATCCAGTTTGTCCACAAATACATGGGTCTGGTTCCAGGCTGGGGTGGTGCCGCACGACTTGTCCGCATTGTCGGAAGCCAGAATTCACTCAAGTTGCTTGGTGGCGCTCTTAAAGTAGACCCTGATTTTGGCTTACAGATTGGACTGGCAGATGGAGTCCTAACGGCCCCTCAGGTGAAGGAAGATGCAGGGACTCTCCTACAGCAGGCTGAAAACTGGCTCAGTCACTATACAAAGGGGCCTGCCCCAGTGATCCAGGCTGTGAAGCAGGTAGTATTGTCGGGGAAAGAGCTCCCTCTGGCAGAGGCTCTGAGGACTGAGAAAGATGTGTTTGGCACAGTGTGGGGTGGTCCGGCTAACCTGCAGGCACTGGCCAAAAATTCCAAACATAAATGA
- the LOC128366369 gene encoding E3 ubiquitin-protein ligase rnf146-like produces the protein MASCGEVDHSVSSLPTSKKGGNSGGGSGNSAESSCSSSSNSSPALSVPECAICLQSCVHPVQLPCHHVFCFLCVKGASWQSKRCALCRQEVPDDFLERPTLLSPEELKASAGGRGGAASDHAWYYEGRNGWWQYDERTSRELEDAFSKGKKTAEMLIAGFLYVADLENMVQYRRNEHGRRRKMKRDVLDIPKKGVAGLRLDTEGGTGAIGAAGRENSADGADTTVAGVQQQVTGISSTVTAPSATTRPPTSLGGQPGSSNSSPSLEDALAQLQISPRPTPSHDRSEAGEGEEEDEEEEASPSRSSDPHTSVDESGSGDWSDDEEEEEDEEEGGDGERVEPWEGRPRRQRLNPEDRAPPGAESTSPSSSSSSTGRSRMPDGQCTVTEV, from the coding sequence ATGGCTAGTTGTGGGGAGGTAGACCACTCTGTTAGCTCGCTTCCCACCAGTAAGAAGGGCGGCAACAGTGGTGGTGGAAGTGGGAACAGTGCAGAATCATCATGTTCCAGCTCCAGCAACTCATCCCCAGCCCTGTCTGTACCGGAGTGTGCCATCTGTCTGCAGAGCTGCGTCCACCCAGTCCAACTGCCATGCCATCACGtcttctgtttcctgtgtgtgaagGGAGCATCCTGGCAGAGCAAACGCTGTGCGCTCTGTAGACAGGAAGTACCGGATGACTTCCTGGAAAGGCCAACCCTTCTCTCTCCGGAGGAGCTGAAAGCATCGGCAGGAGGTCGGGGTGGGGCAGCAAGTGATCACGCCTGGTACTACGAGGGCCGTAACGGTTGGTGGCAGTATGATGAGCGAACCAGCCGCGAGCTGGAGGACGCTTTCTCCAAGGGCAAGAAGACAGCTGAAATGCTGATTGCTGGGTTTTTGTATGTAGCCGACTTGGAGAACATGGTTCAGTACAGGCGCAACGAGCACGGTCGTAGACGCAAGATGAAGAGGGACGTTTTGGATATCCCCAAGAAGGGAGTGGCGGGACTGCGTTTGGACACTGAGGGTGGCACTGGGGCAATAGGAGCAGCAGGTCGAGAAAACTCAGCTGATGGGGCTGATACCACAGTAGCAGGTGTACAACAGCAGGTTACAGGTATCTCCTCTACTGTTACAGCCCCTTCAGCAACTACCAGACCACCCACTTCCCTGGGCGGTCAGCCgggcagcagcaacagcagtcCCTCTCTGGAGGATGCTCTTGCGCAGCTGCAAATCAGCCCCAGGCCCACTCCCTCCCATGACCGGTCTGAGGCTGgcgagggagaagaagaagacgaggaggaggaggcttcACCCTCCAGGTCCTCTGACCCTCATACCTCTGTGGACGAGTCTGGCTCTGGAGACTGGAGcgatgacgaggaggaggaggaggatgaagaggagggaggagacggAGAGCGTGTGGAGCCTTGGGAGGGTAGGCCACGAAGGCAAAGACTGAACCCAGAGGACAGAGCCCCCCCTGGTGCAGAGtccacctctccctcttcctcatccAGTAGCACTGGAAGGTCCAGAATGCCTGATGGCCAGTGTACAGTGACTGAAGTGTAA
- the mdh2 gene encoding malate dehydrogenase, mitochondrial: protein MFFRAVRPTVSLARSLSTSAQNNAKVAVLGAAGGIGQPLSLLLKNSPLVSHLSLYDIAHTPGVAADLSHIETRAHVTGHMGPDQLDAALQGCDVVVIPAGVPRKPGMTRDDLFNTNATIVATLADACARYCPEAMICIIANPVNSTIPITSEVMKKHGVYNPNKVFGVTTLDIVRANAFVADLKGLDPARVNVPVIGGHAGKTIIPLISQCTPKVEFPADQLSALTGRIQEAGTEVVKAKAGAGSATLSMAYAGARFTFSVLDAMNGKEGVVECAYVRSEETECKYFSTPLLLGKNGIEKNLGLGKLSAFEEKLVADAIDELKGSIKKGESFVANMK from the coding sequence atgtttttccgTGCCGTGAGACCTACTGTGAGCCTCGCCCGGAGCTTGTCCACCTCTGCGCAGAACAACGCTAAGGTGGCGGTGCTTGGCGCGGCCGGCGGCATAGGCCAGCCACTATCCCTTCTGCTCAAGAATAGCCCCCTGGTGAGTCACCTCTCCTTGTACGATATTGCCCACACCCCCGGGGTGGCTGCAGACCTCAGCCACATCGAAACAAGGGCCCATGTTACCGGCCACATGGGTCCCGACCAGCTCGATGCTGCACTGCAGGGCTGCGACGTCGTGGTGATCCCCGCCGGTGTGCCCAGAAAACCTGGTATGACCCGCGATGACCTCTTCAACACCAATGCCACCATTGTAGCCACCTTGGCCGATGCCTGTGCCCGATACTGCCCTGAAGCTATGATCTGCATTATCGCCAACCCTGTCAACTCCACCATTCCCATTACATCAGAGGTCATGAAGAAGCACGGAGTGTACAACCCCAACAAAGTGTTTGGTGTCACTACCCTGGACATTGTCAGAGCAAACGCCTTCGTGGCAGATCTTAAAGGCCTTGACCCAGCTCGTGTCAATGTACCAGTCATTGGAGGTCACGCTGGGAAGACCATCATTCCCCTCATTTCCCAGTGCACCCCCAAAGTAGAGTTCCCAGCTGATCAGCTGTCCGCCCTGACCGGCAGGATCCAGGAGGCTGGTACAGAGGTCGTGAAGGCCAAGGCTGGAGCTGGATCTGCCACCCTGTCCATGGCCTATGCTGGCGCCCGCTTCACCTTCTCAGTCCTGGATGCCATGAATGGGAAAGAGGGTGTGGTGGAGTGCGCCTATGTCAGGTCTGAGGAAACAGAGTGCAAGTACTTCTCTACACCTCTCCTTCTGGGGAAGAACGGCATTGAGAAGAACCTCGGACTGGGCAAGCTATCTGCCTTCGAGGAGAAGCTGGTGGCTGATGCCATTGATGAGCTGAAGGGTTCCATCAAGAAGGGCGAGAGTTTCGTGGCTAACATGAAGTGA